AATACAGCCAGTAAACAGTAATGCCTGACTTTAAGATTAGCCTTTCCTACAGATAAGAACTGTGTGATCAATGCTATGCTGATGGGCGAAGACAAAATGAATGCTGAAGATATTTCTACTATTATAATGGACATGCTTCTTATTGGAGTAAACACTGTAAGATCAAAGTACTTTAGAAAGCTATTTTCTAATTAAACATGTCTAGACTACATttacatgtaaattattttaagaagttgtgaaaaaaataactaatagagaCAATTTTCTTGCAGATTACTTCTTCTATGTCATTCCTTTTGTATTACATAGCTAAGTATCAAAGAGCGCAAAGGATACTATACGATGAAATAGACAAAGTTGGCGCCAATTTGAGCATTAACGACTTGTCGAAGATTACGGAACTAACGCCTTATCTTCAAGCCTGCATAAAGGAGTCCTTACGGTTAGCAGAAGCATAGTACTAGAGAAACTTCTAACTAAATGGCCTTATTGTAATATGTTTCCGCTTCGTCTTACAGATTAGTTCCTCCCATTCCAGTGCTGACTCGGATTCTGCCGAAAAATATAACTATAGACAGATATAAGTGAGTACAAATGAAATACGTCATACAAGCTTATTACTAATCTATTCTGTCTGAACCAACAACTTGTACACTATTAATGCCCTATGTATTTGACAGATTTTCGTTAAGTTGGCATGGTTGAAATTAAACCTGCACACTGTTAATTAGATTCAAAAGCAATCTTAACACCATCAAATTTATATTCACAGTATCCCTCGTGGCACTCTCATAATAATGTCTACTCAAGATGCTTCGCTGAAAGAAGGCAACTATGATGATGCATCCGTATTCTACCCGGAGAGATGGTTGAAGGGAGATGCAAAAGAATACCATGCATTTGCCTCCATTCCATTCGGTTTTGGAGCCCGGAAGTGTTTGGGTCAAAACATTGCAGAAACCATGATGTCACTGCTTACCCTCAGAGTAAGTTTGTCAGAGAATTTTGAGGATCCTGCTAAGCAGGTTCACTGAAAGCGAATGTGTGAATTATGATTGAATCTTTCACTACCGTGTGTTGTACTTCCAGATTatccaaaaatataaacttgaaTATCATTATGGAGATGTTGGATCAACAAGAAGTTTTATATCCAGACCCAATAAGGCCCTGAAAGTGAGATTTGTGGACAGATTGTAAACCTTTTCACTAAAACAATGATGACCCAAATTTTGCCATCTCCTTAGTGGCTTATTCCATAATAACAATATCCAGTTGCCAGTGGTAATATTTCAGTTAAAATACCTTGTAAACTTAAATAGTTTATTAGCGTCTACTAATTTACATTGTAGGTGTTCTTAAAcaaatttatataataaaaagtttaaaaattattagCGTTTCATTTCGAGTTCCCAATAATATGTTAGGTTTAAAAAGAATGCATTATATATAGTTATACTATAGTTCTTAAAATTACCTATCTGTATGTTACATAGTGACTATCGATGTCGTCTTGAAGAGAAGATATTCAAGTACTTTCCTCTGGTCATCTCCTTAGCCTCTTCAAGCCCCAACTGGTAAGCAAGGTCATGTAGCTTCTTCACTTCCATGATAAGACCACTTGTGGACAGTGATCCCAATTCTGTAAATAATAGAACTCTGACAATCATATTGAAATCCCGATCTAGATAGTGATCACTAACAGTGGACAGAAAATGTGCGCTCTAAGAAAACCAAAACACATCACACTAACGAAATCACGTAAGCACTCGACAGTCACGGTGTCCTAGGCTATAATTACAGATTTTCATTTCAAGAGCACTATTGGCTTATATGTTATTCTAATAAGATAAACTTACGCTGCATATAAGTGTAATCCTCTTTAGTGGCAGCACCTTTGCTCCATGACGGAGGTGATTGATTAGCGCTCGGCAAAGGAGCAAATTCCGACACGCCTGGAACTGCAAATGATGAAGTTGAACATTGGGATCCTTCGTCAGAATTCACTACATTAATATTATCGTCACTCATTGCTGATTGAGTTCAAAAACTGGTCGTTTATAACCGAAATGCCAGAATAAAATGAAATCATGCTAAAAGAACAGAATGACAACATTAGGAACGTAAATAAATTTCGCGCGATTTTTGAAAActttgttgattattttttgcaaaaatcgCACGTTTTTCAAGTTGCACTCAACAAATTCTATCTTACTTTGCTCAGGCCACAATTCAGGAGAAGCACGATCAAGTTTCTCCGCACTAAACAAGCTTTCTTCTAAGGACGTCAATGGAATATCATCAGATGCTGCTTGTTCTGAAACAACACACccgtaaataacaataaaacctaGAATTGGTGGGATTAAAAGCAGCGTATCTGCTAGAATATTTGAAGAGGCATTAACCGAGAGTAGAATTAAGGCACATATAGCAGAATGAAACTTATAATATCGAAAATTAACCTTCTTGAACAATAGGATTTTGTTTCGCGGCCATTTTCCAATCTTATCTTTGACAATTCGTAATCCATAGACTTTGCCATTAGCAAAATCGAATAAAATGAAGAAATCCATAGACAACTTACGTCTATAAGGTGTAGTACATGCcgtattatttaagtaaatcgACTAAATTTGCTTGCTTTGCCGATATCGTTGCTTCTTAAAATCATCATAACTGAATAGATTATTTCCTCTAAAAGCCTGTTAAGTCCATGTCAATCTGGTTTCCATCCTGAGCAGAGCCTGGTTTCGGTGTTGGTTAAATAACTGACGACATGCGACCGACTATAAAGAACAGGCTCTTAACAGTTCTTacatgtatagttatcggcacggatattgagccctgaccttcacctgctcagaagtgatttattggtttattgccttatgtgtacagtgcgcaaagcgatccccactcttccaccgagagctcaatatccgtgccggtatctaTACTGCAAGCTCTAGCGTTGCTTTAGACTCAGTCGATTTTGACACCCTCTTAAGTAAGtttacttaagtaggtattctATCCTAACTTTTATCTTCATTGTCGTTTGCAGTTGGTCGTTATGATGGTTCATTCACCGCTTGCATTGTGATGCTTTGGAATTTCAGTTCCTCATGCTGTACGTGAAAGCAAATCGCTGAATGTTTGCAAGAGATAAattaaggaatattttttatttactttagcttttcaaaatatataaacataagGATATGAAACCAAGtatgtcatttttgtctgtgtgCCTCTGGCAtgtatttatcatcatcattcatcatctcagccataggacgtccactgctgaacattgGCCtctcccttagatctccacagagaGTAAGAAATGTTGTTCCTATTACTATTTAGCTTTAGTTAATATTTCAGTACGACCATTATCGTAATCAATTAATCAATAAGCGTATTAAAAACTTTACAATCAGTCTTTAGTatatctctctctctctctgtaTGACTCTCATAGCATGCAGTCTTGgccttagttttttttttatctttggtGTGCCAAGACTCAGGAATATCCAGAAATCTACTATTTAGTAATCAAAGTTCTCAATAGCAAAGCtatacaaaaatgttaatatatttGAGAAAGATAATTCTGCAGAAAGCATACAAtcagtttaattaaaagcatTGGAATACCTACAGAGATGTCcagaaatttattttctactataCTTTAACAGTTGTTGGTACCATTTCCTAATTAGTGATGTCAacactgtaatatttttttaaattctttcttcCGGTTGCCAACACAAGGCAAGGTGGGTTTTTAGGAAAAGCCACATGGTTTATTTGTGAATTATTTATATGATTGTAGAATAAAGTGTTATAATTGATAAAGTTAGTTGCCCAAGGTGAGATTCGTAAAATTATGTACCAGTCTTAACCGACGGCCATcgaaaaaacttaataaaaagtgCCCCGCAATGCGCCCCAAGAAGTGTCATGTTGTATTCGTAAAAGTTTCAACTGAAGGAAAATTTGAATCAGTGAAAATGTGATCTCTACGTGTCCTATTCCacgatcaatttatttatttttcttttattaaattttactaGCATTAGAGAAATTGTGATGGTGCTAGTCGCTAGATCATAACCtcactttttaatgatgtcggCATTGGAGTAAACACCGTAGagcctaaaattaaaaaaaatctatttgctGATGTTATTGCTTACGAACAGAAACCGATTTTATAAAGATACTATTATTGTTTGTTCTGGCACAGTAATGTATCCAGGCATGGGAGtttcagatatttatttttcagacaTTTGATATTCCAGTATCTTCGTATATTATAAGTTGTGCCTGTAAGGTTGATTGTTACCATTAACATCAAGCTATaatagtaacattattaaatggttgttattttgttaattcCAGATGCGTTCCGTCACATTGAAGGATGTTGAACAGGACAAGGTCGTCAAGACCGTCGCTGCCCATCTGAAAAAGTAATTATGTTTCCTTTATTTTCTACCGATAGTATATAGTATATAGAATATCTTA
The window above is part of the Helicoverpa zea isolate HzStark_Cry1AcR chromosome 14, ilHelZeax1.1, whole genome shotgun sequence genome. Proteins encoded here:
- the LOC124636492 gene encoding protein lin-52 homolog, which produces MAAKQNPIVQEEQAASDDIPLTSLEESLFSAEKLDRASPELWPEQIPGVSEFAPLPSANQSPPSWSKGAATKEDYTYMQQLGSLSTSGLIMEVKKLHDLAYQLGLEEAKEMTRGKYLNIFSSRRHR